TGGATGTATCACTGTAATGTGTTTTTGCTGCATTAACACATTAAGCCAGTTAAAATTATAATGGCTACATCTGTACtgaagacctcatgcacatgactatatTGTCTGTTTCAATCTGCAAATCTCATATGTCCAAAATATGTGTACCTTTCATGTGCATTCCATCATTTTCtaactcccatcaatagaaaaggCTATTGCAATGCGGACCACAaaaggacatgctctataatttGCATAACAGGGacacagatgcggacagaacacagatGAAATCTTTGTGTTGTCCATCTTTTTGccaacccatagaaatgaatcagtCCATGTCTTATGCTCAATATTGCACACAGATGGAAAATATAGATgagtgcatgagacctaaaagaGAAAAATTCTGGTTTCTATGCACTTAGAGACTCCTAACTGGCACTTTATCCTGATAGTTTAATGTGTTAAACAGAATCTGGTGACAGTTCTTTTAATCAGTGCAGTTAACTTTTTTTGACTAGTATTTCTTACTTTTGCAGATTTATTTTAATAAGTATGGTTGACCCTATGTCACTGAAATATAGTTTTACATATAAAGTGCAAATAAAACCTAACTGAGAATCCTTTatgttataattattattattttttttcagataaAGACTTCTTCTGCTGTAGAAGATAATCAACCACAGTTTGTCAATAATAGAACTGGACATAGACTGTCTGAAATGCATGCAAGTTCTGAATATGGAAAAGATTATGAAAACAAGTATAATCCTATTATGGACAAGCAAAGTcacaaagataaaagtctaataTCAAGGTCAGAATGCAAGAGATCTTTTGCTGTGAAATCAAGCCTTGAGAAAAATCACCTTGAGAAGCATCAGGGAATGGAAACAGGAGAGAAtatattttcatgtcctgaatgtggaaagtgtttcaAGCAAAAACATAATCTTGAGATCCatctgagaattcacacaggggtgaAGCCATATTTATGTTCAGATTGTAAGAAGTGTTTTAGTACCAAATCAAACCTTAATAAACATCTGAGAATTCACAAAGGAGAGAAGaaattttcatgtcctgaatgtaagaAGTGTTTCACTGAAAAATCAAATCTTGTGAGACACCAGACAATTCACACAGGAAAGAAGCAATTTTCATGTCTGGAATGTGGGAAGCGTTTGGCTGAAAAATCAAGTCTTGTgaaacatcaaagaattcacacaggagagaagccatattcgtgtcctgaatgtgagaaattgTTTAGTGATAACTCCAGTTTTGTAAAACatctaagaattcacacaggagagaagccaaattcatgtccagaatgtgcaaAATGTTTTAGAAATAAATCAGGTCTAGTGAAACATCTAAGaacacacacaggagagaagccattttcatgtcctgaatgtgagaagtggTTTAGGTCTAAAGAACAGCTTGAGATACATCTGAGAATTCACactggggagaagccatattcatgttcagaatgtgagaaatgctttACTAAAAAATCTAACCTTGATGCACATCTTAGaattcacacaggtgagaagaggtttttatgtcctgaatgtgggaaatgctttagtgAGAAATCTAGTCTTGTGCGACACCAGAGAACATATTTAAGTGCACAATGCAGAAGTGTTTTAACCACAATTCCTATGGACCTATGAAAACTCACAATAGAGAGAATTAAAAATCATGTACAAAATCTGGGAAATCATTATAGCTAAAAATCAAGTATTGTGGCAAAGCAGAGATGACAAGTGTTTTATTGAAACTTTAAGGGGCACAATTATTAAGACCGacattttagatgctggtcttaatagcACCTATAGATGGCAGTAGATCGCCAATCGCATGTATCaccaattctaaatgtaagacagcttccatgcTATCTTATATTTAGAccgttttctatgcctaaaccaggtgtagaaaatgatgaatgagacaggtctACCGTCCCGCTCCCTTTCCCGCCcacatttttagacctggcgtaagaGGGGAAGAAGTCACATATATCTggacataaatgaccccctacgtttttgaaacatcagagaattcacacaagagagaattcaaattccatatacagagtacaaaaaatgttttaagcATAAATCACATCTTGTGGAATATCTGAGTGTTCACGAGGGAGAATCTACATGGGTGTAAAGTCTAAGGGAAAAATAGATAAATATCAGGACTTGTAACTCACTAAGGTGACACTCCAATAAAATATTCAGATTACCTCAAGTATTAATGGTGTGGAACTTCATTGTAGGACCTTTTGACTAAGGATGTCTTCTGATATATAAGGTGTTTTCCAGGATTAGATAAATGGCTTCTTTACACCaaaatcagcaccatggacaggtgtggtgctgtttcacAAAGAAAGTTGACAGCACTGGCTATAATGCCAACAGCAATTATTACTATATTGAGTGACTATATATGGCTAAATTCAACTGGGTTTGTACTGAATGAGCTGTATGTCAAAATGATTCTATGTTAGATTAATATAATAAGACTTACCTTCATATATACCTTCTTGAATTGCTTTACTATAAGATAGTGAGCAGCATGATTGTTTTCTTTATATTCCCTTCTTTTCTGTTCTATTCTGTTTGTAGTAATGCAGTGATCAATTTTATTCTTTATACAAGAGACATCCTCTGTGATCACAGTATGTAAAAGCTCGAAAACCCAGAAGTATGCTTAAGAAATTAACAATTCTGCTCTCATCATTtgcataagaaattagcaatagTCAGTAATAAATGCATTTAAAAAATCCATAATTGTtgaaaggtaaaaataaaaaaaaatagattttgtaCGCTCAAATACAAACTTCAAAATCATTACATAAAGAGtaaaacacttaaaaaaatatttaaaaaaataaaaatataaagctTTAAATCATAATAAAACATttacatcatgggtatcaccacgaCCGAAAAGGCCCATAcgaataaaatattaaaacatttttccaaTATGGCGAATGCCATAATGGAAAAGagagtcaaaatggccaatttcccattttttttattgcttctcttaggctacttccacacttgtGATAGCCTTTTCagacaggctgttccggcaggggaacagcttgccggatccGTACTACCGCTAGTCCACCGTGCTGCCGGAagtctgctccggccccattcactataatgggggtagGCCGACGGttcggccgcagcacggcaaacatgccgagaagaggccggaataaaactgcagcatgcaaaaaatataaacatcatgggcatcaccgcatacgaaaatgcctgtactattaaacagtgccttgcaaaagtatttagctcccttgactttttttgtattttggtgcctcacaaactggaattaacatggattgtttgaggatttgcatcatttaatttacagaacatgcccaaaacgttaaagatgtttttttttattgtgaagcaaacaaatagcacaaaataacataaaaaagtcaatgtgca
This is a stretch of genomic DNA from Bufo gargarizans isolate SCDJY-AF-19 chromosome 3, ASM1485885v1, whole genome shotgun sequence. It encodes these proteins:
- the LOC122931783 gene encoding gastrula zinc finger protein XlCGF8.2DB-like, with protein sequence MDSNKYPSFLEYQADVQPVLGKEDSQRRILDPVNITLLCRFPLTVSPSIKTSSAVEDNQPQFVNNRTGHRLSEMHASSEYGKDYENKYNPIMDKQSHKDKSLISRSECKRSFAVKSSLEKNHLEKHQGMETGENIFSCPECGKCFKQKHNLEIHLRIHTGVKPYLCSDCKKCFSTKSNLNKHLRIHKGEKKFSCPELKHLRTHTGEKPFSCPECEKWFRSKEQLEIHLRIHTGEKPYSCSECEKCFTKKSNLDAHLRIHTGFKSYNYQTSISILSRSVK